From one Anguilla rostrata isolate EN2019 chromosome 12, ASM1855537v3, whole genome shotgun sequence genomic stretch:
- the snorc gene encoding protein SNORC, producing MAHCSIHSLFMVTLLGVCLTAARTETVADLSPTTQSESLETSSGGGAYDLTTKDPFHDLTENAFTLEYEDTTHSEPIDGEDGVLGPGAIAAIVIAVILGASVLIALIVITLKKFTTA from the exons ATGGCTCACTGCAGCATCCACAGCCTCTTCATGGTTACACTCCTGGGCGTGTGTCTGACTGCTGCTCGGACAG AAACTGTGGCTGATCTGTCTCCAACTACACAAAGCGAGAGCCTGGAGACATCatcagggggaggggcataTGATTTGACTACAAAGGACCCTTTCCATGACCTCACAGAAAATGCCTTTACCTTGGAATATGAAGATACCACCCACTCTGAGCCTATCGATGGGGAGGATG GAGTGCTGGGTCCTGGTGCTATTGCTGCCATTGTGATTGCCGTGATCCTGGGGGCCTCTGTGCTCATTGCCCTTATCGTCATCACACTCAAGAAGTTCACCACCGCATAG